Within the Pseudomonas orientalis genome, the region GGTACTGCCGCGCATGCAGGCCGTGAGCCGGCAGAGCTCGATCCGGTTCACCGAGTTGTCGGCCTACCCGGGCTTGGTCACCGATGAGCGCAGCCAGGCCGCCGAGCTGATTGCAGCGTTTTCCGGTTCCAGGGCGTTCGGCACCGTGGCGTTTGGCACCGAGGGTGGGCTGTTTGATGCAGTCGGTATCCCCACCGTGGTGTGCGGGCCGGGGAGCATGGACCAGGGGCACAAGCCGGATGAATTTGTCAGCCTGGAACAGCTCAAGGGTTGCGATGCGATGTTGCAGCGGATGCTGAGTTCAATCCGCATCTAAATACACTACAAATCCAATGTGGGAGGGGGCTTGCCCCCGATAGCGGTGTATCAGTCAACTTATCTGTAGCTGATCCACCGTAATCGGGGGCAAGCCCCCTCCCACATTGGACCCTGTGTTTTTACCCGAGTAATCGCGCCAGTTCTTCACGGCAGTAATCGACGAACAACTGCACCGGTTTGGTCAGCGGTGCGCGCTTGAGCCACACGGCCGACAACCCGGAGCCGGTGACGGTTTCCACCAACGGAATACACACCACCTGCTGCCCATCATAGGTGTACTCGCTGAACGGCTTGGTCACCAGGATCGAAAACCCGAACCCACGCCCCACCATCCCGCGCACCATCTCGATGGACGGCGAGCTGAACACGATGTTCGGCGTCAACCCGCGTTCTTCAAAGATGCTCACGAAGTAGGTCCGACTGGGCAGCACGTCCAGCAGGATCATCGGTTCCAGTACCAGGTCCGCCAACGACACTTTGGCCTGCCGGGCAAAGCGATGATCGGCCGGCAACAACGCGTACGGCTGCTGCGGCGGCATCAGCGGCGTGGTTTCGATGGAGCCGCCCAGGTCGTGCTCGAACAGCATCGCCACATCGATGGTGCCCGCCGTCAGCGCCTGTACCAGCTCCTGTTGCTCACCATCGCGAATACGGATCTCCACCCCCGGCCAACGCGCCTTGAAACCGGCGATCAGGCGCGGCAGGTACAGCGGTGCCACGGTTTCAAAGCAGCCGATATCGATCTGTCCGGCCACCACATCATTGTCCGCCAAGGCGTTCTGTTCGAACTCGTGGGCCACGCGCAACAGCTCCAGCGCCTTGCGATAGAACCGCGCGCCGCTGGGGGTCAGGGACACGCCCTGGGCGTGATGCCGGATAAACAGCTGCACGCCGAAACTGTCTTCCAACTGCTTGATCGCCGTGGAAACCGACGGCTGCGCGATATACAGCTTGCGCGACGCCTCGGCGACGCTGCCGCATTCGGCCGTGGTGACGAAATATCTGAGTTGGCGCAGGTTGTAGGCAGCCATCGGGCCTCCGAAAAACAGGGTGTTTTGCCCCAGACCAGTGCAGGAAAAGCCGGCTTTTTTTATCGATCCGAGCCCATGCAACATACCGGAGCAAAAATCACCGCGAGATACTTTTTTTAAGGTCTGTAGCAACAAACTTACTAATTTACCTCCCCGTGTCCATTGCAGATGATCGCTGCAACAACAAAGCGCCGCCGTTGCTGCGCACAGCGAAGTACGTCCACGTACTCACCTTGCCTTGGAGCTCGTCATGGTTACCACTGCAACATCCTCCGCCCCGCTTATCGAAAAACACACGATTGGATACGTGCCCCCGGAAGATCGCCATGGAAAGGTAAGAGACCTGTTCACCCTGTGGTTCGGCGGCAACATCGCACCGCTGCCGATCGTCACCGGCGCCCTGGGGGTGCAGTTGTTCCACCTCAATCTGGTATGGGGCATCGTCGCCATCCTGGTCGGCCACTTGGTCGGCGGTGTGTTGATGGCGCTGCACTCGGCCCAGGGCCCGCAGATGGGCATTCCGCAGATGATCCAGAGCCGTGCCCAGTTCGGCTCCCTCGGTGCGTTGTTGGTGGTGGTGATTGCCGGCGTGATGTACATCGGCTTCTTCGCCTCCAACATCGTGCTGGCAGGTAAATCCCTGCACGGCGTGGTCGATGCGGTACCGGTGCCGGTCGGCATCGTGATCGGCGCCATCGGTTCCGGGATCATCGGCATCATCGGCTATCGCTTCATTCATGTGCTCAACCGTATCGGCACCTGGGTACTCGGTGCCGGCATCGTGCTGGGCTTCGGCTACATCTTTACCCATGTGCAGACCAGCGACTTTTTGACCCGTGGCAGCTTCAACATTTCCGGTTGGCTGGCCACCGTGTCCCTGGCCGCGCTGTGGCAGATCGCCTTTGCGCCGTACGTCTCGGATTACTCGCGCTATCTGCCGGCCGATGTGCCTGTCGCCTCCACCTTCTGGACCACCTACCTGGGTTCGGCGCTGGGTTCGAGCCTGGCCTTCATCTTCGGCGCCGTCGCCGTGCTCGCCACGCCCGTCGGCATGGACACCATGGAGGCGGTCAAACTCGCCACCGGTTCCATCGGCCCCTTGATGCTGGTGCTTTTCCTGCTCAGCGTGATCAGCCACAACGCCCTCAACCTGTACGGCGCGGTGCTGTCGATCATCACCCTGGTGCAGACCTTCGCCTACCGCTGGATCCCCACGGCGAAAAGCCGCGCGGTGATCTCGATTGTGGTGCTGGTGGCCTGCGCAATTGCGGCGGTGTTCGCCTCCAAGGACTTCATCGGGCACTTCGTCGACATGGTGCTGGTGCTGCTCGTGGTGCTGGTGCCGTGGACCGCGATCAACCTGATCGACTTCTACGCGATCCACAAAGGCCAATACGACATCGCCTCGATCTTCCGCGTGGATGGCGGCATCTACGGCAAGTACAACCCCCAGGCGCTGCTGGCGTATGCGGTGGGGATCGCGGTGCAGATTCCGTTCATGAACACGCCGCTGTACGTGGGGCCGATCTCCGAACACATCAACGGCGCGGACCTGTCGTGGGTGGTGGGGTTGGTGGTGACGTCGCCGTTGTACTTCTGGCTGGCCAGTCGCGACAGTGCTTATAAGCGCCGGATGGACGGCGGGAAGTTGGTGAGTGGGATTTGATACAGAGTCTCAGTGGGTTGTGAGCGAGCTGCAACCAGCCAACCTGGCATGCCAAACTCGGTCAAAACTGTGGGAGGGGGCTTGCCCCCGATGGCGGTGTATCAGTCACTGTAGGTATTGACTGAACCACTGCTATCGGGGGCAAGCCCCCTCCCACATTTGGATCTCAGTGGCGTCTTCCACCTCGTTACCAACTCCCCGACGCCCCGCCGCCACCACTGGAACCACCACCACCGGACGAGCTGCTGCCGGAACTGGAACCACTGGAACTCGAACCCGAGCCACCACCCGACCCAGACCCCGAGCCCTCGCCGACCTTGCCGAAAAGAATCAACGCCACGAACGACGCGATAGGGAACGCCAGCAGCCAGCCGTCGCGGCCGTGATCGATCACCAGCCCGGCCACCCCATACACCACGACCGCCGCCACCAGCCGCACGATAAAACCGGTGCGGCTGGTTCGCCAGGTGTGCCGCATGATCATCAGCAGCACCAGGTACAACCCCAGCACCACCAACACGCACACCGGCCACAGCAGCCAATGGATGAAACTGACGTCCACGTAGCGGTCCGCCACCACCAGAGCGGCGATATAGACCAACAGCCCGATCACGCCGTAGAACAGCGCCCGCACCTGCCACAATGCGCCAAACAGGGCACCGCCGATCAACATGGTCAGCGGCATGACAAACAGAAACATCGGCCATTCCTGACCGCCCCCCAGCAGCGCCAGCAGCAGCGTGGCCGCCACCGTGATGATCAAGGCCTTGCGCCAATGCAGCTTTCCGGCGGCGAGCAGCACACCCAGCAGGCCACCCAGAGCGAACGCCGCCAGCAGCGCGATGAATTGCGGGTTGATTCCGCGTTTGGCGACTTCAGGCAAGTCGCCGCCGTCCACCAGCACGGTCAGCGCGTCCACGCCCTGTTGCACACCACCGGCAAAGTCGCCCTGGCGAAACGCCGGGGTGATGCGCTCTTCGATGATGCGATGGGCCAGCAGGTCGGTGACCGTGCCTTCCAGCCCGTAGCCCACTTCGATGCGCAGGGTGTGATCATTCTTGGCCACCACCAGCAGAATGCCGTCATCGACATCCTTGCGCCCCAGCTTCCAGGCGCGGAACAATTGGTTGGCATAGTCTTCGATGCCAGTATCACCGGTGCTGGGCACCAGCAATACGGCGACTTGCGCGCCTTTGCGCTGTTCAAGGTCGGCCAGTTGCTGCTTGAGGCGCTGGACGCTGTCGGAGTCGAGGGTGTTCGTCAGGTCAATGACCCGCTGGTCAAGCGCAACGCCGATAGGCGAAGTGTCGGCCCTGGCGGCGATCAACAGACTGGCCAGTACCAGAACCAGCACGCTCAAGACTGATTGCCGTAGCATCACCATCATGTATTGTTACCTGAAGTTTCTTCCTGAAGGCGCCGACTTTACCCTATCTGCGTGCAAGCGCGTGACCCAGGGCCCGCGACTCTCTAAACTGCCGCTACGCCGCATAGCACTAAGCCATCTACGAGAACGCCATGGACCTACGTCACCGCAACAACGTCATTGTGATGGGCCACGGTTCTTCGACCCTGGTGTTTTCCCATGGCTTTGGCTGCAACCAGGCGATGTGGAATGCCCTGGCGCCGCATTTTCTCGAACGCTTTCGCATGGTCCTGTATGACCTGGTCGGTGCCGGGCTGTCGGACCTCAGCGCGTTCGATAAAGACAAATACGCGACGTTGGGCAGCTATGCCCGCGATCTCAACGAAATTATCGACGCCTACGCCCAAGGCCCGGTGATTCTGGTGGGGCACTCGGTCAGCGCAATGATCGGCACCCTTGCCGACCGTCTCGCCCCGGGGCGCGTGTCGGCGCATGTGATGATTGGCCCATCGCCGTGCTATATCGACACCGACGGCTATGTCGGCGGTTTCAAGCGCGGCGATATCGACGACCTGCTCGACACCCTCGACAGCAACTACCTGGGCTGGTCCAGCAGCATGGCGCCGGTGATCATGGGCGCCCCGGACCAACCTGAACTGAGCGCCGAACTGACCGCGAGTTTCTGCCGCACCGAGCCGGACATCGCCAAGCAATTTGCACGGGTGACCTTTCTGTCGGACAACCGCCACGATGTGATCGGCCTGACCACGCCCGTACTGATCCTGCAGTCAAGCGACGACTTGATCGCCCCCGTGGCCGTCGGCGAATACCTGCACAGCGTGCTGCCCAACAGCACCTATCACCTGGTGGACAACATCGGCCACTGCCCGCACATGAGTGCGCCCCAGGCGTGCGCGGCGGCCATGGATCAGTTCCTGGCGCCCTGGGCGACCGTCAGTGCCGGCTGAGTCGCTGTTCGACAACGCCGCCTGTGCCCTGGCGGTAACCCGCCAAGACGGCACGATTGTGCAGGCCAATCAGCGCTTGAGCGACTGGCTCGGCCTCGGCGCGGCCGAACTGATCGGGCAACGCTTTCAAGACCTGCTGACCATGGGCGGACGGATTTTCTACCAGACCCATCTGGCGCCGATGCTGCGTATGCATGGCGGCGTCAACGAGGTGAAGCTCGACATTCGCCATCGCGACGGCCACAAAGTGACCGTGCTGCTCAACGCCCATAAACGTCAGCAGGACGACGAGGTGGTGTACGACCTGGCGCTGTTCGGCACCACCGACCGCGACAAGTACGAGCGCGAGCTGCTCAACGCACGCAAGCTGGCCGAAGCGCTGCTTCAGGAGAAAACCGCGACTGAACAGGCACTGCACCAGGCCCAGGCCGAATTGAGCGAGGCCTATGCCATTGCCCAGCAACGCGCGTTGTTCGCCGAGCAGATGGTGGCGATTGTCAGCCATGACTTGAAAAACCCCCTGACCGCGATCCGCATGGCGTCCGATTTTCTCCGACGCGGCGAGCGCACACCCAAGGAGCAGCAGTTGCTTGGGCATATCGGCCAGTCGTCCGAACGTGCCCAGCGCATGATCGCTGACCTGCTGGACTTCACCCAGGCGCGGGTCGGCCAGGGCATCACCATCCGCGCCCAACCGCTGGATTTGCACAGTGTGATTCATCGCGCCGTAGACGAACTGCGGGTGGCCTTCCCCAAGGCCACGCTGGTGCATCAAGCCGAGGGCCGGGGCGATGCGTGCCTGGATGCCGACCGGGTGCAGCAGGTGATCGGCAACCTGGTCGCCAATAGCGTGGCCTATGGCGACCTGCAACAGCCGATCACTGTCACCTCGCGCCTGGGTCCCAGGGGCGCCGAGGTGTCGGTACACAACTACGGCGCGCCGATTCCGCAGACGTTGCTGGCCGGGCTGTTCGAGCCCATGACCCGCGGCACTCACCAGGGCAGCGATGTGCGCAGCGTAGGCCTGGGCCTGTATATCGTGCGCGAACTGGCCAGGGTGCACGGCGGCGATGTGGCGGTTAGCTCCTGCGCGACGCGCGGCACCACCTTCAGCGTGACGTTCCAGGCAGGTACGCCGTACCTTGCATGATCGGCTCGACGCTGCCCGTCAATACCACCCCGCCCTGCCCGTCCCACTGCACCGTCAGCGTGCCGCCGTCGCATTCGACTTCTACCTTGTCATCGAGCAGCCCGCGCCGCACCCCGTTGACCACAGCCGCGCAGCAACACGACCCGGAGCCTAAAGGCACGCCACCGCCACGCTCCCAGATACGCAGGCGGATACGGTTGCGGTCGAGCACCTGGACAAAATGCACGTTGGTTTTCGCCGGAAACAGCGGGTGGCGTTCCAGGGCCGGGCCCACGGCTTCGACATCGACGACGGCGATGTCGTCCACGAAAAACGTGCAATGCGGATTGCCCATGCCGCAGGCGGCCGGCTCGCCATCGATAGGCAGCACGCGGGTGTCCATCGCCCTGGCCAGCGGCACGCCGGCCCATTCCAACGAAGGCGCACCCATGTCTATCGAGACGCGCTGGCCACTGACGCGCACGCATGTCAGCAAACCTCGGTCGGTGCGCAGCACAATGGCGTGGGTGCCGGTTTCATGCATCAGGCGATCAGCAACGCCGCGTGTCGCGCTGCCGCAGGTTTGCAGGGGCGTGCCGTCGGTGTTCCAGAACTGCACGCGGGCGGCGGCGTCTTCGCAGTCGAGGATCACGGCGAGCTGATTGAAACCGATACCGGTGTGTCGATCCCCCAGGCGCCGGGCGATCTGCGGGGTAATAGGGTTATCCTGGCCACGGCGGTCGATGATGATGAAGTCGTCGCCGTGGGCGTGCATCTTCACGAAGGGTAAAGTCATGGGCAGTCCTGTGGTCAACTGAGCAGCCCTACTCTAACACCCCTGTAGGAGCGAGCTTGCTCGCGAAAAACGCAGGGACAGCAGGTTTTTTCCTGGAACTACGCGTTATCGTTGAGGTTTTTCGCGAGCAAGCTCGCTCCTACAAAAGGATTGACGGACCATGCTTATCGTATTCAGCGGCCTGCCCGGTACCGGCAAGACCACGATTGCCAGGGAGTTGGCCCGGCAGATGGGTGCGGTTTACCTGCGCATCGACGTGATCGAGCAATCGTTGCGGGAGGCTGGCGCGCTGGCGGGCGATGTGGGTGCCAGCGGTTATGGCGTGGCGAATGCGTTGGCACTGAGTAATGTGCGCCTGGGGCAACGAGTGATCGCTGACTGTGTGAACC harbors:
- a CDS encoding TPM domain-containing protein is translated as MMVMLRQSVLSVLVLVLASLLIAARADTSPIGVALDQRVIDLTNTLDSDSVQRLKQQLADLEQRKGAQVAVLLVPSTGDTGIEDYANQLFRAWKLGRKDVDDGILLVVAKNDHTLRIEVGYGLEGTVTDLLAHRIIEERITPAFRQGDFAGGVQQGVDALTVLVDGGDLPEVAKRGINPQFIALLAAFALGGLLGVLLAAGKLHWRKALIITVAATLLLALLGGGQEWPMFLFVMPLTMLIGGALFGALWQVRALFYGVIGLLVYIAALVVADRYVDVSFIHWLLWPVCVLVVLGLYLVLLMIMRHTWRTSRTGFIVRLVAAVVVYGVAGLVIDHGRDGWLLAFPIASFVALILFGKVGEGSGSGSGGGSGSSSSGSSSGSSSSGGGGSSGGGGASGSW
- a CDS encoding PAS domain-containing sensor histidine kinase gives rise to the protein MPAESLFDNAACALAVTRQDGTIVQANQRLSDWLGLGAAELIGQRFQDLLTMGGRIFYQTHLAPMLRMHGGVNEVKLDIRHRDGHKVTVLLNAHKRQQDDEVVYDLALFGTTDRDKYERELLNARKLAEALLQEKTATEQALHQAQAELSEAYAIAQQRALFAEQMVAIVSHDLKNPLTAIRMASDFLRRGERTPKEQQLLGHIGQSSERAQRMIADLLDFTQARVGQGITIRAQPLDLHSVIHRAVDELRVAFPKATLVHQAEGRGDACLDADRVQQVIGNLVANSVAYGDLQQPITVTSRLGPRGAEVSVHNYGAPIPQTLLAGLFEPMTRGTHQGSDVRSVGLGLYIVRELARVHGGDVAVSSCATRGTTFSVTFQAGTPYLA
- the dapF gene encoding diaminopimelate epimerase, yielding MTLPFVKMHAHGDDFIIIDRRGQDNPITPQIARRLGDRHTGIGFNQLAVILDCEDAAARVQFWNTDGTPLQTCGSATRGVADRLMHETGTHAIVLRTDRGLLTCVRVSGQRVSIDMGAPSLEWAGVPLARAMDTRVLPIDGEPAACGMGNPHCTFFVDDIAVVDVEAVGPALERHPLFPAKTNVHFVQVLDRNRIRLRIWERGGGVPLGSGSCCCAAVVNGVRRGLLDDKVEVECDGGTLTVQWDGQGGVVLTGSVEPIMQGTAYLPGTSR
- a CDS encoding LysR substrate-binding domain-containing protein — translated: MAAYNLRQLRYFVTTAECGSVAEASRKLYIAQPSVSTAIKQLEDSFGVQLFIRHHAQGVSLTPSGARFYRKALELLRVAHEFEQNALADNDVVAGQIDIGCFETVAPLYLPRLIAGFKARWPGVEIRIRDGEQQELVQALTAGTIDVAMLFEHDLGGSIETTPLMPPQQPYALLPADHRFARQAKVSLADLVLEPMILLDVLPSRTYFVSIFEERGLTPNIVFSSPSIEMVRGMVGRGFGFSILVTKPFSEYTYDGQQVVCIPLVETVTGSGLSAVWLKRAPLTKPVQLFVDYCREELARLLG
- a CDS encoding alpha/beta fold hydrolase, which codes for MDLRHRNNVIVMGHGSSTLVFSHGFGCNQAMWNALAPHFLERFRMVLYDLVGAGLSDLSAFDKDKYATLGSYARDLNEIIDAYAQGPVILVGHSVSAMIGTLADRLAPGRVSAHVMIGPSPCYIDTDGYVGGFKRGDIDDLLDTLDSNYLGWSSSMAPVIMGAPDQPELSAELTASFCRTEPDIAKQFARVTFLSDNRHDVIGLTTPVLILQSSDDLIAPVAVGEYLHSVLPNSTYHLVDNIGHCPHMSAPQACAAAMDQFLAPWATVSAG
- a CDS encoding purine-cytosine permease family protein, with translation MVTTATSSAPLIEKHTIGYVPPEDRHGKVRDLFTLWFGGNIAPLPIVTGALGVQLFHLNLVWGIVAILVGHLVGGVLMALHSAQGPQMGIPQMIQSRAQFGSLGALLVVVIAGVMYIGFFASNIVLAGKSLHGVVDAVPVPVGIVIGAIGSGIIGIIGYRFIHVLNRIGTWVLGAGIVLGFGYIFTHVQTSDFLTRGSFNISGWLATVSLAALWQIAFAPYVSDYSRYLPADVPVASTFWTTYLGSALGSSLAFIFGAVAVLATPVGMDTMEAVKLATGSIGPLMLVLFLLSVISHNALNLYGAVLSIITLVQTFAYRWIPTAKSRAVISIVVLVACAIAAVFASKDFIGHFVDMVLVLLVVLVPWTAINLIDFYAIHKGQYDIASIFRVDGGIYGKYNPQALLAYAVGIAVQIPFMNTPLYVGPISEHINGADLSWVVGLVVTSPLYFWLASRDSAYKRRMDGGKLVSGI